The Rickettsiales bacterium genome includes a region encoding these proteins:
- a CDS encoding shikimate kinase translates to MTKQPENKAPDFISKPVVLVGLMGAGKSTVGRRLAASLGIQFIDSDNEIVEAAGCSISDIFESYGEEIFRDLEQRVISRLISSEPCIIATGGGAFIQPHIREIIKNNSTSVWLRAGFEILLERVSRKDNRPLLKTGDKNEILKKLMQQRYPIYEKADITVDSDTGTHESVVVGIIEELKNWHARNQTTK, encoded by the coding sequence ATGACCAAACAGCCTGAAAATAAAGCTCCTGATTTTATCTCAAAGCCGGTAGTTCTAGTCGGACTTATGGGCGCGGGAAAATCCACAGTCGGACGCAGACTAGCTGCCTCTCTTGGCATACAATTCATAGATTCTGACAATGAGATAGTAGAAGCCGCCGGATGTAGTATATCAGATATTTTTGAAAGTTATGGTGAGGAGATTTTTCGTGATCTTGAGCAGCGTGTAATATCAAGATTAATTAGCTCTGAGCCATGTATTATAGCAACCGGAGGCGGTGCTTTCATCCAACCTCACATACGTGAAATTATAAAAAACAACTCAACATCAGTATGGCTTAGAGCCGGTTTTGAGATATTGCTTGAAAGAGTATCAAGAAAAGACAACCGCCCTCTTCTTAAAACCGGTGATAAAAATGAAATACTAAAAAAACTTATGCAACAAAGATATCCAATTTATGAAAAAGCCGATATTACAGTGGATAGCGATACTGGAACTCATGAGTCAGTAGTGGTAGGAATCATTGAAGAGCTAAAAAACTGGCATGCTCGCAACCAAACAACCAAGTAA
- the aroB gene encoding 3-dehydroquinate synthase: MTEKIQLNIAHHNYDIIVGDRLINKVGKYISPLLKNNQVIIVSDENVAKLYLHRLSNSLEEEKINFRSLVVPAGESTKSLSSFNKLIEDLLAQNPDRKTTLIALGGGVVGDITGFAASVLLRGVNFIQIPTTLLSQVDSSVGGKTGINSSFGKNLIGSFHQPILVLSDVSTLNTLDKRELASGYAEVVKYGLINDVEFFNWLEKNASEMLLGNSELRKEAIVKSCRAKASIVIADEKERNIRAFLNLGHTFAHAFEAETGYSDELLHGEAVAIGMSLAFKASVKLGICPDDDYNRVKNHLNDIGLNTSLLTIRKNWDINKIMEHFSRDKKAVGDRLTFILTRGIGKAFIASDVNPDIIYKTLQEALSE; the protein is encoded by the coding sequence ATGACCGAAAAAATACAACTAAATATAGCCCATCATAATTACGACATAATAGTTGGTGATCGCCTGATAAATAAAGTTGGAAAATATATATCACCCCTCCTTAAAAATAATCAGGTAATAATAGTCAGTGACGAAAATGTGGCAAAGCTGTATTTGCACAGACTATCTAACTCTCTTGAGGAAGAAAAAATAAATTTCCGCTCACTGGTAGTTCCCGCTGGAGAATCCACCAAAAGCCTATCCTCATTCAACAAACTTATAGAAGATCTTCTCGCGCAAAATCCAGATAGGAAAACAACCCTAATCGCACTTGGTGGTGGTGTTGTTGGTGATATAACAGGGTTTGCCGCCAGCGTCCTACTACGCGGGGTTAATTTCATTCAGATTCCAACAACCCTACTTTCGCAAGTAGATAGTTCTGTTGGTGGCAAAACAGGGATAAATTCTTCTTTCGGTAAAAATCTTATTGGTAGTTTCCATCAACCAATACTGGTTTTATCAGACGTATCAACCTTAAATACACTTGATAAAAGGGAGCTAGCCTCAGGATACGCGGAAGTGGTAAAATATGGGCTAATAAATGATGTTGAGTTTTTTAACTGGCTGGAAAAAAACGCTTCTGAAATGCTCTTAGGAAATAGTGAACTTAGAAAAGAGGCTATAGTAAAAAGCTGCCGCGCGAAAGCCTCCATAGTAATCGCTGATGAAAAAGAGAGGAACATAAGAGCGTTCCTTAATCTTGGCCATACCTTCGCCCACGCTTTTGAGGCAGAAACCGGATATAGCGATGAATTACTACACGGAGAAGCCGTAGCTATTGGCATGAGTCTTGCTTTTAAGGCTTCCGTAAAACTTGGTATATGTCCTGATGATGATTATAATAGAGTAAAGAATCACTTAAATGACATAGGACTAAATACTTCCTTACTAACTATAAGAAAAAACTGGGATATTAATAAAATTATGGAACATTTCAGCAGAGACAAAAAAGCGGTTGGCGACCGCCTTACCTTTATCCTTACAAGAGGAATTGGCAAAGCCTTTATAGCAAGTGACGTAAATCCCGATATAATATATAAAACATTGCAAGAAGCGTTATCAGAATAA
- the xerD gene encoding site-specific tyrosine recombinase XerD has translation MKSNREDENLLEQFLEMMVSERAIAGGTLLAYRRDLSDFLRYCLEKKEKILRISSNKIEKFLASLSSDGMSTPTIARKLSALRQFFSFLYSENYRSDDPTITIETPKLPKRLPSTLSKEEVLALIHTAIIDESAQSVRLYAMLELIYGAGLRVSELVSLKLSALKVSENSKQVKADFIIVKGKGNKERIVPINNSTRIALNRYLEVRDGFLQEKEKSVWLFPYHRADGYITRQQFGVMLKELAINAGIDPQKISPHTLRHSFATHLLEGGADLRVIQELLGHSDVSTTQIYTHVAADRLSKLVREHHPLARSKSLKELEN, from the coding sequence ATGAAAAGCAACAGAGAAGATGAGAATTTACTAGAGCAATTTTTAGAAATGATGGTCTCGGAAAGAGCGATAGCAGGCGGAACTTTGCTTGCTTACAGGCGAGATCTTTCGGATTTTCTACGTTACTGTTTGGAAAAAAAAGAGAAAATATTGCGGATTTCAAGTAATAAAATAGAGAAATTTTTGGCTTCTCTTTCTAGTGATGGGATGAGCACGCCGACGATTGCCAGAAAATTATCCGCCCTTCGCCAGTTTTTTTCTTTTCTTTATAGTGAGAATTATCGTTCTGATGACCCGACCATAACCATAGAGACACCAAAATTACCTAAAAGGCTGCCTTCCACTTTAAGTAAGGAGGAGGTGCTAGCACTGATACATACCGCTATTATTGATGAATCTGCGCAGTCAGTAAGATTATACGCTATGTTGGAGCTTATTTATGGGGCGGGGTTACGGGTTTCTGAGTTGGTGAGTCTTAAACTTTCAGCACTTAAAGTAAGTGAGAATAGTAAGCAGGTAAAAGCTGATTTCATTATAGTTAAGGGTAAAGGAAATAAAGAGAGGATAGTTCCAATAAATAATAGTACTCGCATAGCGCTTAACCGTTATCTTGAGGTGAGGGATGGATTTCTTCAGGAAAAAGAAAAATCAGTATGGTTGTTTCCTTATCACCGCGCGGATGGATATATAACCCGTCAGCAATTTGGTGTTATGTTAAAGGAATTAGCTATTAATGCGGGTATTGATCCACAAAAAATATCACCACATACGTTGCGTCACTCTTTTGCTACGCATTTGCTTGAGGGAGGAGCGGATCTGAGGGTAATACAGGAGTTGCTTGGACATAGTGATGTTTCAACCACCCAGATATATACACATGTCGCCGCTGATAGATTGTCAAAACTGGTACGTGAGCATCATCCTCTAGCAAGAAGTAAGAGTTTAAAGGAGTTGGAG
- a CDS encoding integrase core domain-containing protein has product MSKQELRSGKDRVLESSTIKRMEFLCSEYELIKAKRHTRFCFVSEFYKFHNLTRQNFIKYYNRYKSSGSKLELLPQKRGAKYKTRRILPHIEQQIIGLRQKGLNRFEIHADLQISEHETRPCPSTIYNISKKHGFNRLQPRMMEEKRKIIKEKAGELGHIDCHYLPKGMISGDNKRYYLVGLIDHKTSLAWCEVIPEVTSLNVMFSTMKLLNLFKKEFGFDFVEILTDNGSEFGSGSNDPATIKKNPFMRLLFELKIKHRRTKPYRPQTNGKIERFWKTIEEDLLREMVFDSLDQLKNEVFEYMTYYNYARPHSAANGKTPSHLIGKNIT; this is encoded by the coding sequence ATGAGCAAACAAGAATTACGCAGTGGCAAGGACAGAGTTCTTGAGTCAAGCACAATAAAGCGGATGGAGTTTTTATGTTCGGAATATGAATTAATTAAGGCAAAGCGACACACAAGATTTTGTTTTGTCAGTGAATTTTATAAATTTCATAATCTAACCCGTCAGAATTTCATAAAATACTATAATCGTTACAAAAGTAGTGGTTCTAAATTAGAATTATTGCCTCAAAAACGCGGTGCTAAATATAAAACTAGGAGAATTTTACCTCATATAGAACAACAGATTATAGGCTTACGGCAAAAAGGTTTGAATCGTTTTGAGATACATGCTGATTTACAGATTTCTGAACATGAAACTCGTCCTTGTCCTAGCACTATTTATAATATAAGCAAAAAACATGGATTTAACAGATTGCAGCCAAGAATGATGGAAGAAAAACGCAAGATTATCAAAGAAAAAGCCGGTGAGCTAGGGCATATAGATTGCCATTACCTACCCAAAGGCATGATTTCCGGTGATAATAAACGTTATTATCTGGTGGGGCTGATTGACCATAAAACTTCTCTAGCGTGGTGTGAGGTTATTCCTGAAGTTACATCGCTAAATGTGATGTTTTCTACAATGAAGCTACTTAATTTATTCAAGAAAGAGTTTGGTTTTGATTTTGTTGAGATACTAACGGATAATGGTTCAGAGTTTGGCAGTGGTAGTAACGATCCAGCAACTATTAAGAAAAATCCTTTTATGCGTCTGCTTTTTGAACTTAAAATAAAACATCGCCGAACTAAACCTTACAGACCACAAACTAACGGAAAAATAGAGAGATTCTGGAAAACAATAGAAGAAGATTTGCTGCGTGAAATGGTATTCGACTCGCTAGACCAGCTCAAAAATGAAGTGTTCGAGTATATGACTTACTACAACTACGCAAGACCTCACTCCGCCGCAAATGGAAAAACTCCTTCTCATCTTATTGGAAAAAATATAACATGA